From Brevibacillus marinus, a single genomic window includes:
- a CDS encoding methyl-accepting chemotaxis protein, with protein MIRTIRTKLIAAFCLVIVVSLLLLGISGTYLSKQLMETLMITSIQKEMTQVENILGAMLKGVDENVHYLANMPVVRKADGTVSHYYDKPTVTKAAEKKRSPIEQEIFNEFERYAQSHPDVKYVYMGTVQGGYVQWPNEDEQANYDPRVRPWYEQAIKQPDAIMRSEPYQYDSPNGPVIVISTTTTVKDSAGNIVGVVGIDQSLDKLSAIIKQIKIGQEGYLFLFTPDGTLIAHPNDKLSFHKLDELNKGVKVENTGEQLSYRLSGLNQLLQNKEGSFEMEVDGQPSVVTLHTLGDTGWRMAAVVNQNEVMQYAGQMYVMMGIIGSVCLILSILLGWLLAHSFAKPIRMLKNWANEVAQGNLRVQIASGGRKDEIGQLMESFRQMSADLRQTIERVTDAISHVTSFSHQLSASAEESGKAAEQISAIIQDVAAGTDKQAQGVQESSLAVNEMSSGISRIAGNSQTLAANAEQTSRIAIDGGAIIQRAVAQMNRLHATMTDIQSVIKGLDSWSQEIGQITGVITGIADQTNLLALNAAIEAARAGEYGRGFAVVADEVRKLAEEASHSSQRIASLVESIQQETMKATEVMEAGMKEAEVGMNDVHEAGALFGEIQTSIGGITAEIRQMAGIAEQLSAHTQQVNESVRLISQVAQANAEGAQNASAATEEQLAAMQEIASSAVSLNQMAEELQALVQKFRI; from the coding sequence TTGATTCGGACAATCAGAACGAAACTGATAGCGGCTTTTTGTCTGGTGATTGTTGTTTCGCTTTTGCTTCTGGGAATCTCCGGCACCTATCTGTCCAAACAGCTGATGGAAACCTTGATGATCACGTCCATCCAGAAGGAGATGACCCAGGTCGAAAACATTCTCGGAGCGATGTTAAAAGGGGTGGACGAAAACGTTCATTACTTGGCCAACATGCCGGTTGTCCGCAAAGCGGACGGCACCGTTTCCCACTATTACGACAAGCCGACCGTCACCAAAGCGGCGGAGAAGAAACGGTCGCCCATCGAGCAGGAGATCTTCAATGAGTTCGAGCGGTATGCCCAGAGCCATCCCGATGTCAAGTATGTCTACATGGGGACGGTGCAGGGGGGCTATGTGCAGTGGCCGAACGAGGACGAGCAGGCCAACTATGATCCGCGCGTCCGGCCCTGGTACGAGCAGGCCATCAAACAGCCTGATGCGATCATGCGCTCGGAACCCTACCAGTATGATTCGCCCAACGGCCCGGTGATAGTTATCAGCACCACCACGACGGTGAAAGACAGCGCCGGCAACATTGTCGGCGTCGTCGGAATCGATCAAAGCCTGGACAAGCTGTCGGCCATCATCAAACAAATCAAGATCGGCCAGGAGGGCTATCTGTTCCTGTTTACGCCGGACGGTACGCTGATCGCCCACCCCAACGACAAGTTGAGTTTCCACAAGCTGGATGAGCTGAACAAAGGGGTGAAGGTGGAAAACACGGGCGAACAGCTGTCGTACCGCCTGTCCGGATTGAATCAACTGCTGCAGAACAAGGAAGGCAGCTTCGAGATGGAAGTGGATGGCCAACCTTCCGTGGTTACTCTGCATACGCTGGGCGACACCGGCTGGAGAATGGCGGCCGTGGTCAATCAGAACGAAGTGATGCAGTACGCCGGGCAGATGTACGTCATGATGGGCATCATCGGTTCCGTCTGTCTGATCCTGTCCATTCTTCTCGGGTGGCTCCTTGCCCATTCGTTTGCCAAACCCATCCGGATGTTGAAAAATTGGGCCAATGAGGTGGCGCAGGGGAATCTGCGTGTCCAAATCGCCAGCGGCGGTCGAAAGGATGAGATCGGCCAGCTGATGGAGAGTTTCCGGCAAATGTCCGCCGACTTACGGCAGACGATCGAGCGTGTGACAGACGCGATCAGCCATGTCACTTCCTTTTCCCATCAGCTCTCCGCCAGTGCGGAGGAGTCCGGCAAGGCAGCGGAACAGATCTCCGCGATCATTCAGGATGTGGCTGCCGGTACGGACAAACAGGCGCAGGGCGTACAGGAAAGCTCGCTGGCGGTAAACGAGATGTCCTCCGGCATCAGCCGGATTGCCGGCAACAGCCAGACACTCGCCGCCAATGCCGAACAAACATCCCGGATCGCCATCGACGGAGGAGCGATCATTCAACGGGCGGTTGCCCAAATGAACAGGCTGCATGCCACCATGACCGACATTCAATCCGTGATCAAGGGACTGGATAGCTGGTCCCAGGAGATCGGACAGATCACCGGCGTCATCACCGGCATCGCGGACCAGACCAACCTTCTGGCATTGAATGCCGCGATTGAAGCGGCGCGGGCCGGAGAGTACGGGCGGGGGTTCGCGGTTGTCGCCGATGAAGTAAGGAAACTGGCGGAAGAGGCATCGCATTCTTCCCAGCGGATTGCCAGTCTGGTCGAGAGCATCCAGCAGGAAACCATGAAGGCGACCGAAGTGATGGAAGCGGGCATGAAGGAAGCGGAGGTTGGCATGAACGATGTCCACGAGGCGGGAGCTTTGTTTGGCGAGATCCAGACCTCGATCGGCGGAATCACGGCGGAGATCCGGCAGATGGCCGGCATTGCCGAACAGCTTTCCGCCCATACGCAACAGGTGAACGAATCGGTGCGGCTCATCTCGCAGGTTGCCCAGGCAAACGCCGAGGGAGCGCAAAACGCTTCGGCGGCGACCGAAGAACAGTTGGCCGCCATGCAGGAGATTGCGTCTTCCGCCGTTTCGTTGAACCAGATGGCCGAAGAGCTGCAGGCGCTGGTTCAGAAGTTCCGCATCTGA
- the pyk gene encoding pyruvate kinase: protein MLRKAKIVCTIGPASESVEMLKKLIQVGMNVARLNFSHGTHEEHAQRIRNIRQASQELGIPVAILLDTKGPEIRTGLLAAEQVELVEGNTITLTTYEVAGTAERVSVTYKDLPRDVRVGSTILIDDGLIGLTVEQVADSEIVCRIKNGGILKSKKGVNVPGVKINLPGITEKDAEDIRFGIREGVDFIAASFVRKAADILEIREILEQHGAQIEIIAKIENQEGVDNVDEILTVADGLMIARGDLGVEVPAEEVPLLQKELIQKCNELGKPVITATQMLDSMQRNPRPTRAEASDVANAILDGTDAIMLSGETAAGKYPLESVETMNRIALRAEQALNYREILYTRAMRKQVTITDAISQAVANAALDLEAAAIITATESGHTARMVSKYRPKAPIVAVTPHERVIRRLTLVNGVYPVLGKMASTTDEMLEISVQEAVAAGYVRHGDLVVITAGVPVREVGTTNLLKIHVIGEVVAKGQGIGRKVVTGKVVVARSAQEALAKMEEGAVLVTYGTDADMMAAFERAGAVITEEGGLTSHAAIVGLNLNVPVIVGVPRATEVLKEGSLVTVDSGRGHIYTGVARVL, encoded by the coding sequence GTGTTGAGAAAAGCAAAAATCGTCTGCACCATAGGACCGGCGTCGGAATCGGTCGAGATGCTGAAAAAATTGATCCAGGTCGGTATGAATGTAGCACGGCTCAACTTTTCCCACGGCACGCATGAGGAGCATGCACAACGGATTCGCAACATCCGCCAGGCCAGTCAGGAGCTGGGAATCCCGGTCGCGATTCTCTTGGACACGAAGGGACCGGAGATTCGCACCGGGCTGTTGGCAGCCGAGCAGGTGGAGCTGGTGGAGGGCAACACCATCACCTTGACCACGTACGAAGTGGCCGGAACAGCGGAACGCGTCTCGGTGACGTACAAAGACCTGCCGCGGGATGTGCGGGTGGGCAGCACGATCCTGATCGACGACGGCTTGATCGGCTTGACCGTGGAGCAGGTCGCGGACTCGGAGATCGTCTGCCGCATCAAAAACGGCGGCATCCTGAAGAGCAAAAAAGGGGTGAATGTACCCGGCGTCAAGATCAATTTGCCGGGGATTACGGAAAAAGACGCGGAAGATATCCGCTTCGGGATCCGCGAAGGGGTCGACTTCATCGCCGCCTCCTTCGTCAGAAAGGCGGCCGACATTCTGGAGATCCGGGAAATTCTCGAGCAGCACGGAGCGCAGATTGAGATCATCGCGAAAATTGAAAACCAGGAAGGGGTGGACAACGTCGATGAAATCCTCACCGTGGCCGACGGGTTGATGATCGCACGGGGGGATCTGGGCGTGGAAGTCCCGGCAGAGGAAGTGCCGCTGCTGCAAAAAGAATTGATCCAAAAGTGCAATGAGTTGGGCAAACCGGTGATTACGGCCACGCAGATGCTCGACTCGATGCAGCGCAACCCGCGGCCCACGCGAGCGGAAGCGAGCGATGTGGCGAATGCGATCCTCGACGGGACAGACGCGATCATGCTCTCCGGCGAGACAGCGGCCGGAAAATATCCGCTGGAATCGGTGGAGACGATGAACCGGATCGCCCTGCGGGCCGAACAGGCGTTGAATTACCGCGAGATCCTGTACACGCGGGCAATGCGCAAACAGGTGACGATCACCGATGCCATCAGTCAGGCCGTAGCCAATGCGGCGCTTGACCTGGAGGCGGCGGCGATCATCACCGCGACGGAGAGCGGCCACACCGCGCGGATGGTGTCCAAATACCGGCCCAAGGCACCGATCGTCGCGGTTACGCCGCACGAGCGCGTGATCAGGCGGCTGACCTTGGTGAACGGCGTCTATCCGGTCTTGGGGAAGATGGCGTCGACGACGGACGAAATGCTGGAAATCTCGGTGCAGGAAGCGGTAGCGGCAGGATACGTGCGGCATGGCGACCTGGTGGTGATTACCGCGGGTGTTCCCGTGCGGGAGGTGGGAACGACCAATCTGCTCAAGATTCACGTGATCGGCGAAGTCGTCGCCAAAGGGCAGGGGATTGGCCGCAAAGTGGTGACCGGAAAAGTGGTGGTTGCCCGTTCCGCGCAAGAGGCGCTGGCGAAGATGGAGGAAGGCGCCGTCCTCGTCACATACGGCACCGACGCGGACATGATGGCGGCGTTTGAAAGAGCCGGCGCGGTCATTACCGAAGAGGGCGGGCTCACCTCCCATGCGGCGATTGTCGGCTTGAACCTGAATGTACCGGTTATCGTCGGCGTCCCGCGCGCCACCGAGGTCTTGAAAGAAGGCAGCCTCGTCACGGTGGATTCCGGGCGTGGGCACATCTACACCGGGGTGGCACGGGTGCTGTAA
- a CDS encoding ABC transporter ATP-binding protein, producing the protein MDVGGIRFENVSKWYPGSDRPAVNNVSLSVEEGQLVVLLGSSGCGKTTLLKMVNRLYEQSEGAIYVNGKDTRDVPVNELRRQIGYVIQQSGLFPHMTVEQNIAVVPEMLGWPKERIERRIDELLELVHLDPGLYRKRYPRQMSGGQQQRVGLARALAADPPFMLMDEPFGAIDAITRTKLQDELVSIQKKLHKTIMFVTHDVDEALRLADKIIIMKDGEVVQYDTPLAIIAQPKNDFVRNLIGGEDVIRQISLIAVEAAMKPPEGKDAPAGSRKIRRDDNLKAALSLMLRSGAEKLAVVDEEERHVGELSLAHIQELLRAERNMSGVGVNA; encoded by the coding sequence ATGGACGTGGGCGGAATCAGATTTGAAAACGTTAGCAAATGGTATCCCGGCAGCGACAGACCGGCGGTCAACAATGTCAGCTTGAGCGTCGAGGAAGGGCAATTGGTCGTGCTGCTGGGCAGTTCGGGCTGCGGGAAGACCACTCTCCTGAAGATGGTCAACCGCCTGTATGAACAGTCGGAGGGCGCCATCTATGTAAACGGGAAGGATACGCGCGATGTGCCGGTGAATGAGCTGCGCCGCCAGATCGGGTACGTGATTCAGCAAAGCGGCCTGTTTCCGCACATGACCGTCGAGCAGAACATCGCCGTCGTGCCGGAGATGCTGGGGTGGCCTAAAGAACGCATCGAGCGCCGGATCGATGAACTGCTGGAGCTGGTCCATCTCGATCCCGGCCTGTACCGGAAGCGGTATCCGCGGCAGATGTCGGGCGGCCAGCAGCAGCGGGTGGGTCTTGCCCGTGCGCTGGCGGCAGATCCCCCCTTCATGCTGATGGATGAACCGTTCGGGGCGATCGACGCCATTACCCGAACCAAACTGCAGGACGAGCTGGTTTCCATCCAGAAAAAGCTGCACAAAACCATCATGTTCGTCACCCATGACGTGGATGAAGCCCTGCGTCTGGCAGACAAGATCATCATCATGAAGGACGGCGAAGTGGTGCAGTACGATACGCCGCTTGCCATCATTGCCCAACCGAAAAACGACTTTGTGCGCAATCTGATCGGCGGGGAGGATGTGATCCGCCAGATCAGCCTGATTGCCGTTGAAGCCGCAATGAAACCGCCGGAAGGGAAGGATGCGCCGGCCGGCAGCCGCAAGATCCGCCGCGACGACAACCTGAAAGCGGCCCTCTCCCTGATGCTGCGTTCCGGGGCGGAGAAGCTGGCGGTCGTGGATGAAGAGGAACGGCACGTGGGGGAACTCAGTCTGGCGCATATCCAGGAGCTCCTGCGCGCCGAACGGAACATGAGCGGCGTGGGAGTGAACGCCTGA
- the pfkA gene encoding 6-phosphofructokinase: MQNMAVLTSGGDAPGMNAAVRAAVRRAAYHGVKMYGVYYGFDGLIRGEIREMSLGSVGDIIHRGGTILFTARSEAFKTEEGQRKAVEQLRAHGIEGLIVIGGDGSFRGAQKLSQKGVPTIGVPGTIDNDIPCTDFTIGFDTALNTIVQAIDKIRDTATSHERTYIIEVMGRDAGDLALSAGLAAGAESIIIPEAEQEMDDIIERLLAGHRRGKRHSIIIVAEGVGKAADYAEVIKQRTGWETRVTVLGHIQRGGSPTAFDRMIASRMGAAAVDLLLAGKTGRMVGIQHNQLVDIDIEEALSQKHKLDLSIYRLARSLSI; this comes from the coding sequence ATGCAAAACATGGCCGTCTTGACAAGCGGCGGCGACGCCCCCGGAATGAATGCCGCGGTGCGGGCGGCAGTCCGGCGCGCGGCGTATCACGGGGTAAAGATGTACGGCGTCTACTACGGCTTCGATGGATTGATTCGCGGCGAGATCCGCGAGATGTCGCTCGGCTCCGTCGGCGACATCATTCATCGCGGCGGGACGATCCTCTTTACCGCCCGCAGCGAAGCGTTCAAGACAGAGGAAGGACAGCGCAAAGCGGTCGAGCAGCTGCGCGCGCACGGCATCGAGGGGTTGATCGTGATTGGCGGAGACGGTTCGTTTCGCGGGGCACAGAAACTGAGCCAAAAAGGGGTGCCGACGATCGGCGTGCCGGGTACGATTGATAACGACATTCCCTGCACCGACTTCACCATCGGATTTGATACCGCCCTGAACACGATTGTCCAGGCGATTGACAAAATCCGCGATACCGCTACGTCCCACGAACGAACTTACATCATTGAGGTGATGGGGCGCGACGCCGGCGATCTGGCCCTTTCCGCGGGGTTGGCCGCCGGGGCGGAGTCGATTATCATCCCGGAAGCGGAGCAGGAGATGGACGACATCATCGAGCGGCTGCTCGCCGGCCATCGCCGCGGGAAAAGGCATTCGATCATCATCGTCGCGGAAGGCGTGGGCAAAGCAGCCGATTACGCGGAAGTGATCAAGCAGCGGACGGGCTGGGAAACGCGGGTAACCGTGCTGGGGCATATCCAGCGAGGCGGTTCGCCAACGGCATTTGACCGGATGATTGCCAGCCGGATGGGGGCGGCTGCCGTCGATTTGCTGCTCGCCGGCAAAACGGGCAGGATGGTCGGGATACAACACAACCAGCTGGTCGACATTGATATTGAAGAAGCGCTCTCGCAAAAACACAAGCTTGACCTGTCCATTTACCGCTTGGCGCGTTCGCTGTCGATCTAG
- a CDS encoding ABC transporter permease, translating to MALLLEAYQYLLQNQSDFWHAVYTHLLLSFLALGIGVAICVPLGIYLAKTNRGSMVILNAVNIGRIIPSLAVLALAMPYIGVGFGPSLLALSLLVCPPILINTVTAFRELDKSVIEAAYGMGMDHRRVLRTVEIPLALPVIITGIRTAAVEVIASAALAAFIGGGGLGEYILNGIALAQTSLLLVGAIPIAILALLAEVIFGGIEKWTTPPLV from the coding sequence TTGGCACTGCTGCTTGAAGCTTACCAGTACCTGCTGCAGAACCAGTCCGACTTTTGGCATGCGGTCTACACGCATCTTCTCCTCAGCTTTCTTGCCCTTGGCATCGGCGTGGCGATTTGTGTGCCGCTCGGCATCTACCTGGCAAAAACCAATCGCGGTTCCATGGTGATCCTCAATGCCGTGAACATCGGGCGGATTATCCCCAGCCTGGCCGTCCTCGCTTTGGCGATGCCGTACATCGGCGTCGGCTTTGGGCCGTCGCTGCTGGCGCTCTCGCTGCTTGTCTGCCCGCCGATCCTGATCAATACGGTGACCGCCTTCCGGGAACTGGACAAAAGCGTCATCGAAGCGGCCTACGGCATGGGGATGGATCACCGGCGCGTGCTGCGCACCGTGGAGATTCCGCTTGCCCTCCCGGTGATCATCACCGGGATCAGGACGGCAGCCGTTGAAGTGATCGCCAGCGCGGCGCTGGCCGCGTTTATCGGCGGAGGCGGACTGGGCGAGTACATTTTGAACGGGATTGCGCTGGCGCAAACCTCCCTGCTGCTGGTCGGCGCCATTCCCATCGCCATCCTTGCATTGCTGGCCGAGGTTATCTTTGGCGGGATTGAAAAATGGACAACCCCGCCGCTTGTATAA
- a CDS encoding glycine betaine ABC transporter substrate-binding protein, whose amino-acid sequence MKRFVKTFGLWAMVVALSLVTAACGGGTDSPPASSNAAAGQGKPTIKIGSKNFTEQYILGELYAQALEAAGYPVERKLNLGGTLVAFEALKNGEIDLYPEYTGTALLDVLKGEPQSDDKAVYEAVKKGYKEKWNIEVLEQTPFNNGYVLVTTKEVADKYGLKTLSDLAAKAPELRFALIPEFGDRADGLPGLQKTYGGFQFKSAKLFDIGLKYKALTAGQVDVTIGFGTDGQIAGYNLVALEDDKHFWPPYHVVPQVRGELLAKYPEVGEIIGKVNALLTNEVMASLNWKVDGDDKEEPAAVAKEFLKEKGLLK is encoded by the coding sequence ATGAAGCGATTTGTCAAAACATTTGGATTATGGGCGATGGTGGTTGCCCTGAGTCTGGTAACCGCCGCTTGCGGAGGGGGGACGGATTCTCCGCCGGCCTCTTCCAATGCGGCTGCCGGGCAGGGCAAGCCGACAATCAAGATCGGTTCCAAGAACTTCACGGAACAGTACATCCTGGGGGAATTGTACGCCCAGGCGCTTGAAGCGGCAGGCTATCCGGTCGAGCGGAAGCTGAATCTCGGCGGCACGCTGGTGGCGTTTGAAGCCCTGAAAAACGGCGAGATCGATCTTTATCCGGAGTATACCGGCACCGCTCTCTTGGATGTGCTGAAAGGCGAGCCTCAAAGCGACGACAAGGCGGTGTACGAGGCCGTCAAGAAAGGCTACAAGGAAAAGTGGAATATCGAGGTGTTGGAGCAGACTCCGTTTAACAACGGCTACGTGCTGGTCACCACCAAGGAAGTGGCGGACAAATACGGCCTTAAGACCCTCTCCGATCTCGCGGCGAAGGCCCCCGAACTCCGGTTTGCGCTGATTCCCGAATTCGGCGACCGCGCCGACGGTCTGCCGGGACTGCAGAAAACCTATGGCGGCTTCCAGTTCAAGTCGGCCAAGCTGTTTGACATCGGGCTGAAGTATAAGGCGCTGACGGCCGGTCAGGTGGATGTGACGATCGGCTTTGGCACGGATGGCCAAATCGCCGGTTACAACCTGGTGGCACTGGAAGACGACAAGCACTTCTGGCCGCCATACCACGTGGTGCCTCAGGTGCGGGGTGAGCTGCTGGCCAAGTATCCCGAGGTGGGAGAGATCATCGGCAAGGTGAACGCCCTGCTGACGAATGAAGTAATGGCGAGCCTCAACTGGAAGGTGGACGGAGACGACAAGGAAGAGCCGGCTGCCGTCGCCAAGGAGTTCCTCAAGGAAAAAGGCTTGCTCAAATAA
- a CDS encoding ABC transporter permease, with the protein MKYLLTHLDKVGQLFWEHLYLVAISLLIALCIAVPVALFVSRYRKTYTPVIGGLGVIYTIPSLALFALLIPFLGLGTKSAITALVAYSQMTLVRNIVTAIRGIDPAIIEAAKGMGMNGWQILRKIVLPLALPVVVAGVRIATVSMIGIAAIAAYINAGGLGELIFEGIYSDHSGKIVSGTIAVAFLAIISDLLFRLMEKRLKLNV; encoded by the coding sequence GTGAAATATTTGCTTACGCATCTGGACAAGGTGGGCCAACTCTTCTGGGAGCATCTCTATCTGGTGGCCATCTCCCTCCTGATTGCCCTGTGTATTGCGGTTCCCGTCGCCCTGTTCGTTTCCCGCTACCGCAAGACATACACACCGGTGATCGGCGGGCTTGGGGTGATCTACACGATTCCCAGCCTGGCTTTGTTTGCCCTTCTCATCCCCTTTCTCGGACTGGGAACGAAATCGGCCATCACCGCCCTGGTTGCCTATTCGCAGATGACGTTGGTCCGCAATATCGTCACGGCCATCCGGGGAATCGATCCTGCCATCATCGAGGCAGCCAAAGGGATGGGGATGAACGGTTGGCAGATCCTGCGAAAAATCGTCCTTCCGCTCGCGCTGCCCGTGGTCGTCGCGGGGGTGCGCATCGCGACGGTTTCCATGATCGGCATTGCCGCCATCGCCGCCTATATCAATGCAGGCGGGCTGGGCGAATTGATTTTCGAGGGGATCTACTCCGATCACAGCGGCAAGATTGTGAGCGGCACGATTGCCGTCGCCTTCTTGGCCATCATATCCGACCTGCTGTTTCGCCTGATGGAAAAACGGTTGAAGTTGAACGTATAA
- the hutH gene encoding histidine ammonia-lyase, which yields MQTVRQVIIGDGPVTIEQLVAVARGRAEVKLSPQGAEKIARCRRLVERFVAEGRIVYGVTTGLGELCKVRLSAEEASLLSRRVLMSHACGVGEPLPEDFVRAIMFAAVTNFSQGHSGVRLEVVQTLIRMLNEGIVPWVPSQGSVGYLTHMAHISLVLIGMGQAYYQGALMSGAEAMARAGISLLELKEKEGLSLVNGTVCMTGIGALVVHDAKQLAKWADIAGAMSVEALKGTRYAFDERVHNLRPFPGQRRVAANLLALLRDSEIAETYKDYRLQDALSLRSIPQIHGACRDKISHAEEMVTIELNAATDNPLLFEDGSGGIAISACNAHGEPVALTMDMLAMAISELANVSERRLDRLVNPHVSELPPFLVEKSGLNSGFMIPQYVAASLVAENKVLCHPISVDSIPTSAFQEDHVSMGTPAALKALQVLKNAQKVIAIELLAAAQALEFHKPLGFGRGTGKIYELLRTHIPYWQEDRLFYPDLHLAIRFVESGEWIREVEAQVGTL from the coding sequence ATGCAGACGGTGAGACAGGTCATTATCGGTGACGGTCCGGTCACCATCGAGCAGCTGGTAGCGGTGGCGCGCGGCCGGGCCGAAGTGAAGCTGAGTCCTCAGGGGGCCGAAAAAATCGCGCGCTGCCGCCGGTTGGTCGAGCGTTTTGTCGCAGAGGGCCGGATCGTGTACGGCGTCACCACCGGGCTGGGCGAACTGTGCAAGGTTCGGCTGTCGGCAGAGGAGGCTTCCCTGCTGTCCCGGCGCGTGTTGATGAGCCACGCCTGCGGGGTTGGGGAACCGCTGCCGGAAGATTTCGTGCGGGCGATCATGTTCGCGGCCGTCACCAACTTCAGCCAGGGCCACTCCGGGGTGCGCCTGGAAGTGGTGCAAACCTTGATCCGGATGTTAAACGAGGGGATTGTCCCCTGGGTTCCGTCTCAGGGCTCGGTCGGCTATCTGACCCACATGGCCCATATCTCGCTGGTTTTGATCGGGATGGGGCAGGCGTACTACCAGGGCGCTCTGATGTCCGGTGCGGAAGCGATGGCACGGGCGGGCATTTCACTGCTGGAATTGAAGGAAAAAGAGGGCCTTTCGCTGGTAAACGGCACGGTTTGCATGACCGGAATCGGCGCGCTGGTGGTCCATGATGCCAAACAGCTGGCCAAATGGGCCGACATCGCGGGGGCGATGAGCGTCGAAGCGTTGAAAGGGACGCGCTATGCCTTTGATGAACGGGTGCACAACCTCCGGCCGTTCCCCGGACAGCGCCGGGTGGCGGCCAATCTGCTGGCGCTGCTGCGGGACAGCGAGATTGCGGAAACCTACAAGGATTACCGGCTGCAGGATGCGCTCAGCCTGCGGTCCATTCCGCAGATCCACGGTGCCTGCCGTGACAAGATCAGCCATGCGGAAGAGATGGTCACGATCGAACTGAATGCGGCAACGGACAATCCGCTGCTGTTTGAAGACGGGTCTGGCGGCATCGCCATCTCCGCCTGCAATGCCCACGGAGAACCCGTGGCCCTGACGATGGACATGCTGGCGATGGCGATTTCGGAACTGGCCAATGTGTCGGAGCGCCGGCTGGATCGCCTGGTCAATCCGCATGTGAGCGAACTGCCGCCTTTTCTGGTGGAAAAGAGCGGCCTCAACTCCGGCTTCATGATCCCGCAGTACGTGGCCGCTTCACTGGTGGCGGAAAACAAGGTGCTGTGCCACCCGATCTCGGTGGATTCCATCCCAACCTCCGCCTTTCAGGAGGATCATGTCAGCATGGGGACGCCGGCGGCCCTCAAGGCGCTGCAGGTGCTGAAGAATGCCCAGAAGGTCATTGCGATTGAACTGCTGGCGGCCGCCCAGGCGCTGGAGTTCCACAAACCGCTGGGGTTCGGCCGCGGCACGGGGAAAATCTACGAATTGCTGCGGACACACATTCCCTATTGGCAGGAAGACCGTCTGTTTTATCCCGACCTACATCTGGCGATCCGCTTTGTGGAGAGCGGCGAGTGGATACGGGAAGTGGAAGCCCAAGTAGGCACGTTATAA